A genome region from Salvia splendens isolate huo1 chromosome 19, SspV2, whole genome shotgun sequence includes the following:
- the LOC121779796 gene encoding 5-amino-6-(5-phospho-D-ribitylamino)uracil phosphatase, chloroplastic-like has protein sequence MVDSIAATSLLGHRPFFSSYNWKYAANKHNCRLSFTKLMDRKDGFSSSVRRWHVKHPIRSVIKAQAAELTREAHSYREEDRIPRGFRPGIDSGVDSRPGLWPPENKADNPGLKNPLLRHERMGCGWLGAIFEWEGVLVEDNPDLEKQAWLTLAQEEGKSPPPAFMLRRIEGMKNEQAIAEVLCWSRDPGVLKRMGSRKEEIHQALQGGMYRFRSGSETFLNVLVHHKVPVALVSTRPRKSLERAIAVIGIEGVFSVIVTAEDVYRGKPDPEMFMYAAQLLQFIPERCIVFGNSNQTVEAAHDARMKCVAVASKHPVYELGAADLVVRHLDELSVVDLKNLADIEAVELEPELEMEVEAEDDQPPSTSVGVYDDFW, from the coding sequence ATGGTGGATTCAATAGCTGCAACGTCTCTGTTAGGGCACCGGCCGTTTTTTAGTAGCTATAATTGGAAATATGCTGCCAACAAGCATAACTGCCGCCTGTCTTTTACCAAGTTAATGGATAGGAAGGATGGTTTCTCATCTTCGGTGCGAAGATGGCATGTCAAACACCCGATTAGGTCTGTGATAAAGGCTCAGGCTGCTGAATTGACTAGGGAGGCACACTCCTATCGTGAGGAAGACCGAATACCTAGAGGGTTTAGGCCCGGGATTGACTCTGGTGTGGATAGTCGTCCGGGGCTGTGGCCACCGGAAAACAAGGCTGACAACCCTGGCCTTAAGAATCCGTTGCTTCGACATGAGAGGATGGGTTGTGGTTGGCTAGGTGCTATATTTGAGTGGGAAGGGGTGCTGGTTGAGGACAATCCAGATCTTGAGAAGCAAGCTTGGTTGACTCTTGCCCAGGAAGAAGGGAAGTCGCCACCACCGGCCTTTATGCTTAGGCGAATAGAAGGGATGAAGAACGAGCAGGCTATAGCAGAGGTTCTCTGCTGGTCTAGGGACCCGGGGGTGTTGAAAAGGATGGGGTCTAGGAAGGAGGAGATTCACCAAGCTCTGCAGGGCGGTATGTACAGATTCCGGTCTGGCTCCGAGACGTTCTTGAACGTTCTGGTGCATCACAAGGTGCCTGTGGCTTTGGTCTCCACCCGGCCTAGAAAGTCTCTTGAAAGGGCCATTGCAGTGATCGGCATTGAAGGAGTCTTCAGTGTCATTGTCACTGCTGAGGATGTCTACAGAGGGAAGCCCGATCCGGAGATGTTCATGTACGCAGCGCAGCTCCTGCAGTTCATACCCGAACGGTGCATAGTGTTTGGGAACTCGAATCAGACAGTTGAGGCTGCACATGATGCACGGATGAAATGTGTTGCTGTTGCCAGCAAGCACCCCGTGTACGAGCTTGGGGCGGCTGACCTTGTGGTCCGGCACCTTGATGAGCTCTCGGTGGTTGACTTGAAGAACCTTGCTGACATCGAGGCAGTGGAGCTGGAGCCGGAGTTGGAGATGGAGGTAGAGGCTGAAGACGACCAACCGCCTTCGACATCAGTAGGTGTATATGATGATTTCTGGTGA